A single region of the Musa acuminata AAA Group cultivar baxijiao chromosome BXJ1-11, Cavendish_Baxijiao_AAA, whole genome shotgun sequence genome encodes:
- the LOC103972370 gene encoding ricin B-like lectin R40G2 — MAHFFHRHHHHREEHCSSAGGRSSPRTVRVYTKADPNYSLSIRDGNVILAPNDPDDPYQHWYKDMRHGTRVKDEEGFPGFALVNSVTGEAIKHSLGAQNPVRLVPYNPDYLDESVLWAESNDTGKGYRCIRMVNNIRLNFDAFHGDKDHGGVRDGTTVVLWEWLKGDNQRWKIEPQSSDPPPPTNYAGGRPPQRTVRILTKAGPDYSLTVRDGRVVLAPTDPNDDYQRWYKDMRYGTEVKDEEGFPSFALVNKVTGEAIKHAIGATNPIRLVPYNPEYLDESVLWSESNDTGEGYRCIRMVNNIRLNFDAFHGDKDHGGVRDGTTIVLWEWLKGDNQRWKIVPY, encoded by the exons ATGGCGCACTTcttccaccgccaccaccaccacaggGAGGAGCACTGCTCGAGCGCCGGCGGCAGGTCGTCGCCGCGCACGGTGAGGGTCTACACCAAGGCCGACCCGAACTACTCCCTCTCCATCCGCGATGGCAACGTGATCCTCGCGCCTAATGATCCCGATGATCCCTACCAG CACTGGTACAAGGATATGAGGCACGGCACCAGGGTGAAGGACGAAGAGGGCTTCCCCGGCTTTGCTCTCGTCAACAGTGTCACCGGCGAAGCCATCAAGCACTCCCTTGGAGCTCAAAATCCA GTCCGGCTGGTTCCTTACAACCCGGATTACCTGGATGAATCTGTTCTGTGGGCTGAGAGCAATGACACTGGTAAAGGCTACAGGTGCATCAGGATGGTGAACAACATCCGCTTGAACTTTGATGCTTTCCATGGAGACAAGGACCACGGAGGGGTGCGAGACGGAACCACCGTGGTGCTGTGGGAGTGGCTCAAAGGGGACAACCAGAGGTGGAAGATCGAGCCCCAAT CCTCCGACCCTCCTCCCCCCACCAACTACGCCGGCGGCAGGCCGCCACAGCGTACTGTTCGGATCTTGACCAAGGCAGGGCCGGATTACTCCCTCACCGTCCGTGATGGAAGAGTGGTGCTTGCACCCACTGATCCCAACGATGACTACCAG CGTTGGTACAAGGACATGAGGTACGGGACCGAGGTGAAGGACGAAGAAGGTTTCCCAAGCTTTGCTCTCGTCAACAAAGTGACCGGCGAAGCTATCAAGCACGCCATCGGAGCTACGAATCCA ATCCGACTGGTTCCTTACAACCCAGAGTACCTCGATGAGTCCGTTCTGTGGTCTGAGAGTAATGACACCGGTGAGGGGTACAGGTGCATCAGGATGGTGAACAACATCCGCTTGAACTTTGATGCCTTCCATGGAGACAAGGACCACGGTGGAGTGAGGGATGGAACCACTATTGTGCTGTGGGAGTGGCTCAAAGGGGACAACCAGAGGTGGAAGATCGTTCCTTATT GA
- the LOC103972367 gene encoding zinc finger CCCH domain-containing protein 53 isoform X3, with protein sequence MDAYEATRIVFSRIQNLDPEHAPKIMGLLLLQEHGEKEMIRLAFGPESLLRSLVLKAWKELGLVPDPSSSAPCTPFGGGSSASPFLLRQNSASRLPARGLPSPLAVSSPSSWRSDSSSGCNGLNGSSDEFQNSDELMSPGNLRASPFYGVGGDGGDLIDEFHRSDQLSFLSDAAAAAAASDYSYPLSFASKHVGDVFQPDLECRSPSSNGDCTLFPYGVGSGVDGYYHRRSCSAADLGLGDPAAGFGWRPCLYFARGYCKNGTACRFLHGLPEEAVVAPSVVGGTKMDAVLEQQCQELLLRSKSQRIDGVSQLMASAFPYSQTGSVPPSPSLSSSNSLSFLLQQQQQNESQRATAVAAAAALMLGGDDTHKFVCRSRFERNDLMANPGSRQIYLTFPADSIFSEEDVSNYFSIYGPVHDVRIPYQQKRMFGFVTFVYPETVKLILAKGNPHFVCDSRVLVKPYKEKGKVPDKKQQQHAERGGDFSMCMSPTALDATEAYDLQQLGARRLYNGSSQELLLRRKLMEQQQQAAELQRAIELQGSRFMNLQLNLNKSGLSNSPAIAVTQSLSDVDRSSNTSSSSSSSHEGSPTEEKSLGAVLPEEKPNSSDGLLQQKADKEESAGEPNPKEDGDFQPSIEHNLPDSPFASPTKSSSMLDSFTASEDVATSYIVNNSSTKDYLLASTLLPTTLSLDMPSFSSCFFQMPSRFSGQGEIGM encoded by the exons ATGGACGCCTACGAGGCGACGAGGATAGTGTTCTCCAGGATCCAGAACCTGGACCCGGAGCACGCCCCCAAGATCATGGGGTTGCTCCTGCTGCAGGAGCACGGCGAGAAGGAGATGATTCGCTTGGCCTTCGGCCCCGAGTCACTCCTGCGCTCCCTCGTCTTGAAAGCTTGGAAGGAACTCGGCCTCGTCCCGGACCCGAGCTCCTCTGCCCCCTGCACGCCATTCGGCGGCGGCAGTTCGGCTTCCCCCTTCCTCCTCCGCCAGAACTCCGCCTCCCGCCTTCCCGCAAGGGGGCTCCCGTCGCCGCTCGCTGTCTCCTCCCCGTCCTCATGGCGCTCCGACAGCAGTAGCGGCTGCAACGGTCTGAATGGGTCGTCGGACGAATTCCAGAACTCGGACGAGCTCATGAGCCCCGGTAATCTCAGAGCGTCACCCTTCTATGGCGTCGGTGGCGACGGTGGGGACCTAATTGATGAGTTTCATCGCTCGGACCAGCTTTCCTTCCTCagcgacgccgccgccgccgccgccgcctctgaTTACAGCTACCCCCTTTCTTTCGCCTCGAAGCACGTAGGCGACGTGTTTCAACCGGACCTCGAGTGTCGGAGCCCCAGCAGCAACGGCGATTGTACGCTCTTCCCTTACGGGGTGGGCTCGGGAGTCGACGGCTACTACCACCGTCGGAGCTGCTCCGCCGCGGACCTCGGCCTCGGTGATCCCGCTGCCGGGTTCGGATGGAGGCCGTGCCTCTACTTTGCTAGGGGCTACTGCAAGAATGGTACTGCGTGCCGGTTCCTCCATGGGCTCCCAGAGGAAGCTGTGGTCGCGCCCTCCGTGGTCGGCGGCACCAAGATGGATGCGGTGTTGGAGCAGCAGTGCCAGGAGCTGCTATTAAGGTCTAAGAGCCAGAGGATCGATGGCGTTTCACAGCTCATGGCCTCTGCGTTTCCATACTCCCAGACGGGCTCAGTGCCACCATCTCCGTCGTTGTCCTCCAGCAATTCCCTGAGCTTCTtgcttcagcagcagcagcaaaatgAGAGCCAAAG GGCTACAGctgtggcggcggcagcagcactgATGCTGGGGGGGGATGATACCCACAAGTTTGTCTGCAGATCAAGATTCGAAAGAAACGATTTGATGGCAAATCCTGGTTCGAGGCAGATCTACTTGACCTTCCCAGCTGACAGCATCTTCAGCGAGGAGGATGTCTCTAACTACTTTAG CATCTATGGGCCTGTGCACGACGTGAGGATCCCTTACCAGCAGAAGAGGATGTTTGGCTTCGTGACCTTCGTCTACCCGGAGACTGTGAAGCTGATCTTGGCTAAGGGCAACCCGCACTTCGTATGTGATTCCCGAGTTCTTGTCAAGCCCTACAAGGAGAAGGGAAAAGTCCCCGACAA GAAACAGCAGCAGCATGCTGAGAGAGGAGGTGATTTCTCTATGTGCATGTCTCCCACAGCCTTGGACGCTACCGAAGCCTATGACCTTCAACAGCTTG GAGCAAGGAGGTTGTACAACGGCAGCAGTCAGGAACTACTGCTGAGAAGGAAGCTAATGGAGCAGCAGCAACAAGCAGCAGAACTGCAGCGAGCCATTGAGCTGCAAGGGAGTCGATTTATGAATCTCCAGCTCAATCTCAACAAAAGTGGCCTCTCCAACTCCCCCGCTATCGCAGTCACTCAATCACTTAGTGATGTTGATAGGAGCAGTAATACCAGCAGTAGTAGCAGCAGTAGCCATGAAGGATCACCAACAGAGG AAAAGAGCCTCGGTGCCGTGTTACCAGAAGAGAAGCCCAACAGTTCCGATGGGTTACTCCAGCAGAAGGCAGATAAGGAGGAATCTGCTGGTGAGCCGAACCCCAAAGAAGACGGTGATTTCCAACCAAG CATTGAGCATAACCTGCCTGATAGCCCATTTGCTTCCCCGACAAAATCCTCATCCATGCTCGACTCTTTCACTGCCAGTGAAGACGTGGCTACTTCATACATTGTGAACAACAGCAGCACCAAGGACTACTTACTTGCCTCCACATTGCTGCCCACCACTTTGTCTCTAGACATGCCTTCCTTCAGCTCATGCTTCTTCCAGATGCCAAG CAGGTTCTCTGGTCAAGGAGAAATTGGAATGTAG
- the LOC103972367 gene encoding zinc finger CCCH domain-containing protein 53 isoform X2: MDAYEATRIVFSRIQNLDPEHAPKIMGLLLLQEHGEKEMIRLAFGPESLLRSLVLKAWKELGLVPDPSSSAPCTPFGGGSSASPFLLRQNSASRLPARGLPSPLAVSSPSSWRSDSSSGCNGLNGSSDEFQNSDELMSPGNLRASPFYGVGGDGGDLIDEFHRSDQLSFLSDAAAAAAASDYSYPLSFASKHVGDVFQPDLECRSPSSNGDCTLFPYGVGSGVDGYYHRRSCSAADLGLGDPAAGFGWRPCLYFARGYCKNGTACRFLHGLPEEAVVAPSVVGGTKMDAVLEQQCQELLLRSKSQRIDGVSQLMASAFPYSQTGSVPPSPSLSSSNSLSFLLQQQQQNESQRATAVAAAAALMLGGDDTHKFVCRSRFERNDLMANPGSRQIYLTFPADSIFSEEDVSNYFSIYGPVHDVRIPYQQKRMFGFVTFVYPETVKLILAKGNPHFVCDSRVLVKPYKEKGKVPDKYRKQQQHAERGGDFSMCMSPTALDATEAYDLQQLGARRLYNGSSQELLLRRKLMEQQQQAAELQRAIELQGSRFMNLQLNLNKSGLSNSPAIAVTQSLSDVDRSSNTSSSSSSSHEGSPTEEKSLGAVLPEEKPNSSDGLLQQKADKEESAGEPNPKEDGDFQPSIEHNLPDSPFASPTKSSSMLDSFTASEDVATSYIVNNSSTKDYLLASTLLPTTLSLDMPSFSSCFFQMPRFSGQGEIGM, from the exons ATGGACGCCTACGAGGCGACGAGGATAGTGTTCTCCAGGATCCAGAACCTGGACCCGGAGCACGCCCCCAAGATCATGGGGTTGCTCCTGCTGCAGGAGCACGGCGAGAAGGAGATGATTCGCTTGGCCTTCGGCCCCGAGTCACTCCTGCGCTCCCTCGTCTTGAAAGCTTGGAAGGAACTCGGCCTCGTCCCGGACCCGAGCTCCTCTGCCCCCTGCACGCCATTCGGCGGCGGCAGTTCGGCTTCCCCCTTCCTCCTCCGCCAGAACTCCGCCTCCCGCCTTCCCGCAAGGGGGCTCCCGTCGCCGCTCGCTGTCTCCTCCCCGTCCTCATGGCGCTCCGACAGCAGTAGCGGCTGCAACGGTCTGAATGGGTCGTCGGACGAATTCCAGAACTCGGACGAGCTCATGAGCCCCGGTAATCTCAGAGCGTCACCCTTCTATGGCGTCGGTGGCGACGGTGGGGACCTAATTGATGAGTTTCATCGCTCGGACCAGCTTTCCTTCCTCagcgacgccgccgccgccgccgccgcctctgaTTACAGCTACCCCCTTTCTTTCGCCTCGAAGCACGTAGGCGACGTGTTTCAACCGGACCTCGAGTGTCGGAGCCCCAGCAGCAACGGCGATTGTACGCTCTTCCCTTACGGGGTGGGCTCGGGAGTCGACGGCTACTACCACCGTCGGAGCTGCTCCGCCGCGGACCTCGGCCTCGGTGATCCCGCTGCCGGGTTCGGATGGAGGCCGTGCCTCTACTTTGCTAGGGGCTACTGCAAGAATGGTACTGCGTGCCGGTTCCTCCATGGGCTCCCAGAGGAAGCTGTGGTCGCGCCCTCCGTGGTCGGCGGCACCAAGATGGATGCGGTGTTGGAGCAGCAGTGCCAGGAGCTGCTATTAAGGTCTAAGAGCCAGAGGATCGATGGCGTTTCACAGCTCATGGCCTCTGCGTTTCCATACTCCCAGACGGGCTCAGTGCCACCATCTCCGTCGTTGTCCTCCAGCAATTCCCTGAGCTTCTtgcttcagcagcagcagcaaaatgAGAGCCAAAG GGCTACAGctgtggcggcggcagcagcactgATGCTGGGGGGGGATGATACCCACAAGTTTGTCTGCAGATCAAGATTCGAAAGAAACGATTTGATGGCAAATCCTGGTTCGAGGCAGATCTACTTGACCTTCCCAGCTGACAGCATCTTCAGCGAGGAGGATGTCTCTAACTACTTTAG CATCTATGGGCCTGTGCACGACGTGAGGATCCCTTACCAGCAGAAGAGGATGTTTGGCTTCGTGACCTTCGTCTACCCGGAGACTGTGAAGCTGATCTTGGCTAAGGGCAACCCGCACTTCGTATGTGATTCCCGAGTTCTTGTCAAGCCCTACAAGGAGAAGGGAAAAGTCCCCGACAAGTACAG GAAACAGCAGCAGCATGCTGAGAGAGGAGGTGATTTCTCTATGTGCATGTCTCCCACAGCCTTGGACGCTACCGAAGCCTATGACCTTCAACAGCTTG GAGCAAGGAGGTTGTACAACGGCAGCAGTCAGGAACTACTGCTGAGAAGGAAGCTAATGGAGCAGCAGCAACAAGCAGCAGAACTGCAGCGAGCCATTGAGCTGCAAGGGAGTCGATTTATGAATCTCCAGCTCAATCTCAACAAAAGTGGCCTCTCCAACTCCCCCGCTATCGCAGTCACTCAATCACTTAGTGATGTTGATAGGAGCAGTAATACCAGCAGTAGTAGCAGCAGTAGCCATGAAGGATCACCAACAGAGG AAAAGAGCCTCGGTGCCGTGTTACCAGAAGAGAAGCCCAACAGTTCCGATGGGTTACTCCAGCAGAAGGCAGATAAGGAGGAATCTGCTGGTGAGCCGAACCCCAAAGAAGACGGTGATTTCCAACCAAG CATTGAGCATAACCTGCCTGATAGCCCATTTGCTTCCCCGACAAAATCCTCATCCATGCTCGACTCTTTCACTGCCAGTGAAGACGTGGCTACTTCATACATTGTGAACAACAGCAGCACCAAGGACTACTTACTTGCCTCCACATTGCTGCCCACCACTTTGTCTCTAGACATGCCTTCCTTCAGCTCATGCTTCTTCCAGATGCCAAG GTTCTCTGGTCAAGGAGAAATTGGAATGTAG
- the LOC135597765 gene encoding rhamnogalacturonan I rhamnosyltransferase 4-like: MVDEARAPKPTPAAGRASGGGGWRRAAVRTWMLRVGSSFLIWTAVVQLTSVWQPRLPRSWPAACFDRRSAGANATVDLSVIGGEEHGLSGSRSFPPALLPRRIYKSNGYLKVSCNGGLNQMRAAICDMVTIARHLNLTLVIPELDKTSFWADPSDFGDIFNVNHFINSLRDEVKIIKALPKKFSSKIRTEPFTMPPVSWSSEKYYLKQILPLVRKHKVIHFNRTDARLANNGLPLRLQKLRCRINYEGLRFTPEIEALGDKLISILRRSGFFVVLHLRYEMDMLSFSGCTHGCSDKETEELTRMRYAFPWWKEKEIVSEKKRLEGLCPLTPEETALVLRALGFTRDSLIYIASGEIYGGERRMAALRASYPKIVRKEMLLSAEELRPFQNHSTQMAALDYLVSVASDVFVPTYDGNMAKVVEGHRRYAGFRGTIVLDRREIVELLDLLQDGKLSWDQFSTAVKAVHKNRMGQPTLRKVIPGRPKEEDYFYANPQECTGPSRISSIESREFNI; this comes from the exons ATGGTGGACGAGGCGAGGGCGCCGAAGCCCACGCCGGCGGCGGGCAGGGCTTCCGGCGGAGGAGGGTGGCGAAGGGCCGCGGTGCGGACGTGGATGTTGCGGGTGGGGTCCAGCTTCCTCATCTGGACGGCGGTCGTGCAGTTGACGTCGGTGTGGCAGCCGCGGCTCCCCAGGTCGTGGCCCGCCGCCTGCTTTGACCGCCGAAGCGCCGGCGCCAACGCCACCGTTGACCTCTCCGTCATCGGTGGCGAGGAGCACGGTCTGTCTGGGTCCCGCTCCTTCCCGCCCGCCCTCCTTCCGCGGA GAATTTACAAAAGCAATGGTTATCTTAAAGTATCATGCAATGGGGGCCTAAATCAAATGCGAGCTGCG ATCTGTGATATGGTTACTATAGCACGTCATCTGAATCTAACACTAGTAATCCCTGAACTTGACAAGACATCTTTCTGGGCTGATCCTAG TGATTTTGGTGATATATTCAATGTAAATCACTTTATTAATTCTTTGAGAGATGAAGTTAAGATCATAAAAGCACTCCCAAAAAAGTTCAGTAGTAAAATCCGTACTGAACCATTCACGATGCCTCCAGTCAGCTGGTCTAGTGAGAAGTACTACTTGAAGCAG ATTTTACCACTTGTAAGGAAGCACAAGGTGATTCATTTTAATAGAACTGATGCTCGTCTCGCAAATAATGGACTTCCTTTACGACTCCAAAAGCTTCGTTGCCGCATTAATTATGAGGGATTAAGATTTACACCAGAAATTGAGGCCCTAGGTGATAAGCTTATTTCAATTCTCCGGAGAAGTGGTTTCTTTGTTGTTCTTCACCTGCGATATGAAATGGATATGCTGTCCTTTTCTGGTTGTACACATGGATGCTCTGACAAAGAAACTGAAGAACTAACGAGGATGAG ATATGCATTTCCCTGGTGGAAAGAGAAGGAAATAGTATCTGAAAagaaaagattggaaggtttgtgTCCCCTTACGCCTGAAGAAACAGCATTGGTGCTACGAGCTCTGGGCTTCACAAGGGATTCCCTAATATACATTGCCTCTGGTGAAATCTATGGTGgtgaaagaaggatggctgcttTGAGGGCTTCGTATCCCAAAATT GTAAGGAAGGAGATGCTTCTCAGTGCCGAGGAATTGAGGCCTTTTCAGAATCATTCAACTCAGATGGCTGCGTTGGACTATCTGGTATCTGTTGCAAGTGATGTTTTTGTCCCCACTTACGATGGGAATATGGCCAAAGTTGTAGAAGGACATCGCAG GTATGCCGGATTTCGCGGGACAATTGTGTTGGACAGGAGAGAAATTGTGGAGCTTTTGGATCTTCTCCAGGATGGGAAACTATCATGGGATCAGTTCTCAACTGCAGTTAAGGCAGTGCACAAGAACCGAATGGGTCAACCAACACTAAGGAAAGTGATTCCTGGGAGGCCAAAAGAGGAGGATTACTTTTATGCCAATCCTCAGGAATGCACCGGTCCTTCAAGGATTTCAAGCATCGAATCTAGAGAATTCAATATCTAA
- the LOC103972367 gene encoding zinc finger CCCH domain-containing protein 53 isoform X1: MDAYEATRIVFSRIQNLDPEHAPKIMGLLLLQEHGEKEMIRLAFGPESLLRSLVLKAWKELGLVPDPSSSAPCTPFGGGSSASPFLLRQNSASRLPARGLPSPLAVSSPSSWRSDSSSGCNGLNGSSDEFQNSDELMSPGNLRASPFYGVGGDGGDLIDEFHRSDQLSFLSDAAAAAAASDYSYPLSFASKHVGDVFQPDLECRSPSSNGDCTLFPYGVGSGVDGYYHRRSCSAADLGLGDPAAGFGWRPCLYFARGYCKNGTACRFLHGLPEEAVVAPSVVGGTKMDAVLEQQCQELLLRSKSQRIDGVSQLMASAFPYSQTGSVPPSPSLSSSNSLSFLLQQQQQNESQRATAVAAAAALMLGGDDTHKFVCRSRFERNDLMANPGSRQIYLTFPADSIFSEEDVSNYFSIYGPVHDVRIPYQQKRMFGFVTFVYPETVKLILAKGNPHFVCDSRVLVKPYKEKGKVPDKYRKQQQHAERGGDFSMCMSPTALDATEAYDLQQLGARRLYNGSSQELLLRRKLMEQQQQAAELQRAIELQGSRFMNLQLNLNKSGLSNSPAIAVTQSLSDVDRSSNTSSSSSSSHEGSPTEEKSLGAVLPEEKPNSSDGLLQQKADKEESAGEPNPKEDGDFQPSIEHNLPDSPFASPTKSSSMLDSFTASEDVATSYIVNNSSTKDYLLASTLLPTTLSLDMPSFSSCFFQMPSRFSGQGEIGM, encoded by the exons ATGGACGCCTACGAGGCGACGAGGATAGTGTTCTCCAGGATCCAGAACCTGGACCCGGAGCACGCCCCCAAGATCATGGGGTTGCTCCTGCTGCAGGAGCACGGCGAGAAGGAGATGATTCGCTTGGCCTTCGGCCCCGAGTCACTCCTGCGCTCCCTCGTCTTGAAAGCTTGGAAGGAACTCGGCCTCGTCCCGGACCCGAGCTCCTCTGCCCCCTGCACGCCATTCGGCGGCGGCAGTTCGGCTTCCCCCTTCCTCCTCCGCCAGAACTCCGCCTCCCGCCTTCCCGCAAGGGGGCTCCCGTCGCCGCTCGCTGTCTCCTCCCCGTCCTCATGGCGCTCCGACAGCAGTAGCGGCTGCAACGGTCTGAATGGGTCGTCGGACGAATTCCAGAACTCGGACGAGCTCATGAGCCCCGGTAATCTCAGAGCGTCACCCTTCTATGGCGTCGGTGGCGACGGTGGGGACCTAATTGATGAGTTTCATCGCTCGGACCAGCTTTCCTTCCTCagcgacgccgccgccgccgccgccgcctctgaTTACAGCTACCCCCTTTCTTTCGCCTCGAAGCACGTAGGCGACGTGTTTCAACCGGACCTCGAGTGTCGGAGCCCCAGCAGCAACGGCGATTGTACGCTCTTCCCTTACGGGGTGGGCTCGGGAGTCGACGGCTACTACCACCGTCGGAGCTGCTCCGCCGCGGACCTCGGCCTCGGTGATCCCGCTGCCGGGTTCGGATGGAGGCCGTGCCTCTACTTTGCTAGGGGCTACTGCAAGAATGGTACTGCGTGCCGGTTCCTCCATGGGCTCCCAGAGGAAGCTGTGGTCGCGCCCTCCGTGGTCGGCGGCACCAAGATGGATGCGGTGTTGGAGCAGCAGTGCCAGGAGCTGCTATTAAGGTCTAAGAGCCAGAGGATCGATGGCGTTTCACAGCTCATGGCCTCTGCGTTTCCATACTCCCAGACGGGCTCAGTGCCACCATCTCCGTCGTTGTCCTCCAGCAATTCCCTGAGCTTCTtgcttcagcagcagcagcaaaatgAGAGCCAAAG GGCTACAGctgtggcggcggcagcagcactgATGCTGGGGGGGGATGATACCCACAAGTTTGTCTGCAGATCAAGATTCGAAAGAAACGATTTGATGGCAAATCCTGGTTCGAGGCAGATCTACTTGACCTTCCCAGCTGACAGCATCTTCAGCGAGGAGGATGTCTCTAACTACTTTAG CATCTATGGGCCTGTGCACGACGTGAGGATCCCTTACCAGCAGAAGAGGATGTTTGGCTTCGTGACCTTCGTCTACCCGGAGACTGTGAAGCTGATCTTGGCTAAGGGCAACCCGCACTTCGTATGTGATTCCCGAGTTCTTGTCAAGCCCTACAAGGAGAAGGGAAAAGTCCCCGACAAGTACAG GAAACAGCAGCAGCATGCTGAGAGAGGAGGTGATTTCTCTATGTGCATGTCTCCCACAGCCTTGGACGCTACCGAAGCCTATGACCTTCAACAGCTTG GAGCAAGGAGGTTGTACAACGGCAGCAGTCAGGAACTACTGCTGAGAAGGAAGCTAATGGAGCAGCAGCAACAAGCAGCAGAACTGCAGCGAGCCATTGAGCTGCAAGGGAGTCGATTTATGAATCTCCAGCTCAATCTCAACAAAAGTGGCCTCTCCAACTCCCCCGCTATCGCAGTCACTCAATCACTTAGTGATGTTGATAGGAGCAGTAATACCAGCAGTAGTAGCAGCAGTAGCCATGAAGGATCACCAACAGAGG AAAAGAGCCTCGGTGCCGTGTTACCAGAAGAGAAGCCCAACAGTTCCGATGGGTTACTCCAGCAGAAGGCAGATAAGGAGGAATCTGCTGGTGAGCCGAACCCCAAAGAAGACGGTGATTTCCAACCAAG CATTGAGCATAACCTGCCTGATAGCCCATTTGCTTCCCCGACAAAATCCTCATCCATGCTCGACTCTTTCACTGCCAGTGAAGACGTGGCTACTTCATACATTGTGAACAACAGCAGCACCAAGGACTACTTACTTGCCTCCACATTGCTGCCCACCACTTTGTCTCTAGACATGCCTTCCTTCAGCTCATGCTTCTTCCAGATGCCAAG CAGGTTCTCTGGTCAAGGAGAAATTGGAATGTAG
- the LOC103972371 gene encoding cyclic dof factor 3, whose protein sequence is MSEPGDPAIKLFGTTIPMAAAADEEPDVEEAEAKTQQNSSKGVTNMEVNNDSSISTEEENEGDPISLSGLTSGNEDDHKTSVEAEKEAAKAKTEHAKSEAYGSVPEKVLKKPDKILPCPRCNSMETKFCYYNNYNFNQPRHFCKNCQRYWTAGGTMRNVPVGAGRRKSKHSNSPYRNVVNLSDGFQSFQSDAFKSIHHRPLPCASSTPSQPLIRKGTVLKSDQEDPLYESVTCAFNIREQGNNAASDSMICGYKREEPSCSSSATASNFVKNVSAEKAVHVRSSDMRVYCNGLAPLPHLQYYPGVPWAHPWSLAWNSVAAMEAGRCSSEYSCTVENGNSSSVSRSPRALMAASPFCASTLPFSFMPAPFLGYSILPNGTWNVPCAGSNGCISPSPSTSDSGCSGNGSPTLGKHSRDSSIQGENNMKKPLWVPKTLRMDDPEEASKSSIWSTLGIKPEMGSIFQFKSEHKAKKLDGAQLLHENPAAVSRSHCFQEST, encoded by the exons ATGTCCGAGCCTGGGGACCCTGCCATCAAGCTATTCGGGACCACCATCCCCATGGCCGCGGCGGCTGATGAGGAGCCCGATGTCGAGGAAGCGGAGGCGAAGACGCAGCAG AATTCATCAAAGGGAGTAACAAATATGGAAGTCAACAATGATTCTTCTATATCAACTGAAGAAGAGAATGAAGGTGACCCAATTAGTTTATCTGGTTTGACCAGTGGCAATGAAGATGACCATAAAACATCCGTTGAAGCTGAAAAAGAAGCAGCAAAAGCTAAAACTGAACATGCTAAGAGTGAGGCTTATGGCTCTGTACCAGAGAAGGTCCTCAAGAAGCCAGACAAAATTCTACCATGTCCTCGCTGTAATAGTATGGAAACCAAATTCTGCTATTACAACAACTACAACTTTAATCAACCTAGACACTTTTGTAAGAATTGCCAGAGATATTGGACTGCTGGGGGAACAATGAGGAATGTTCCTGTGGGTGCTGGTAGGCGTAAAAGTAAGCATTCCAATTCACCATATCGTAACGTAGTGAATTTGTCAGATGGATTTCAGAGTTTTCAGTCAGATGCTTTTAAATCTATTCATCATCGGCCTCTTCCATGTGCGTCTTCTACCCCTTCACAACCTTTGATAAGAAAAGGGACCGTCCTTAAATCTGATCAAGAAGATCCTCTTTACGAGTCTGTGACTTGTGCATTTAATATCAGGGAGCAAGGAAACAATGCTGCTTCTGACTCGATGATATGTGGATATAAAAGAGAGGAACCCTCCTGTTCATCTTCTGCAACAGCCTCCAATTTTGTCAAAAATGTGTCTGCTGAAAAAGCAGTTCATGTGCGATCAAGTGACATGCGAGTTTACTGCAATGGACTAGCACCTCTGCCTCATTTGCAGTATTATCCTGGGGTTCCATGGGCTCACCCATGGAGTCTGGCATGGAACAGTGTTGCTGCCATGGAAGCTGGTAGATGCTCATCTGAATATTCTTGCACAGTGGAGAATGGCAATTCAAGTTCGGTTTCACGGAGTCCCAGAGCATTGATGGCAGCTTCTCCTTTTTGTGCATCAACACTACCTTTCTCTTTCATGCCGGCTCCATTTCTGGGCTATTCCATTTTGCCAAATGGAACATGGAATGTACCATGTGCTGGATCTAATGGTTGCATATCACCATCACCCTCTACGAGCGATAGCGGATGTTCAGGAAATGGCTCTCCAACTTTGGGTAAGCATTCCAGAGATTCTAGTATACAGGGAGAGAATAATATGAAGAAGCCTTTATGGGTCCCTAAAACCCTTAGGATGGATGATCCAGAAGAGGCTTCCAAGAGTTCCATATGGTCTACCCTTGGTATCAAGCCTGAAATGGGCAGTATCTTCCAGTTCAAGTCTGAACACAAGGCTAAAAAATTGGATGGCGCACAGCTATTGCACGAAAACCCTGCTGCAGTATCTCGTTCTCATTGCTTTCAGGAGAGCACATAA